From the genome of Alosa sapidissima isolate fAloSap1 chromosome 14, fAloSap1.pri, whole genome shotgun sequence, one region includes:
- the LOC121682301 gene encoding uncharacterized protein LOC121682301 isoform X1, whose translation MQRPNFPHGIKKVYILILILKVTVLTRFLYLFRMIPIFLPKSFFKKLDKIISAFIWNNKIARINKAHLQGSRKIGGLALPNFLHYYWSSNITKLPIWLSTFQSGEGPTWATMELHSSLPISPVSLISSTLPMNLKSCAKNPVVHNTIRIWFQCRQHFDCKQTLTSISITSNPLFLPSQIDSAFTFWRRQGIRFFRDLFIDNIFMSFDTLVRNFNIPQTQFFRYLQVRNFTKINFRTFPHLPPDSHLAGCLHVTGNLKGHISRVYDIIQQINPPSLIRRKTAWEEDLSVDIPEATWDEAISRSINCWESGA comes from the exons atgcagagaccaaatttcccccacgggatcaaaaaagtatatatacttatacttatacttaaagtgACAGTACTTACTAGATTTTTATATCTCTTCCGTATGATTCCAATATTTCTACCTAAATCCTTTTTTAAGAAACTTGACAAAATTATATCAGCTTTTATTTGGAATAACAAAATAGCACGAATCAACAAAGCCCATTTACAGGGTTCAAGGAAAATAGGAGGTTTGGCATTGCCAAATTTCCTACACTACTATTGGTCATCAAACATTACAAAACTACCCATTTGGCTCTCTACCTTTCAATCTGGTGAAGGTCCTACATGGGCTACTATGGAGCTGCATTCTAGCCTTCCTATCTCACCTGTATCTCTCATCAGTTCCACTCTCCCAATGAATTTAAAAAGCTGTGCTAAGAACCCAGTAGTCCACAACACAATACGAATTTGGTTTCAATGTAGGCAGCACTTTGATTGTAAACAAACACTGACGTCTATTTCTATAACATCAAATCCCCTGTTTCTCCCATCACAAATTGATTCAGCGTTCACATTCTGGAGGAGGCAGGGCATACGGTTTTTCAGAGATCTCTTTATTGATAACATTTTCATGTCATTTGACACATTAGTCAGGAACTTTAACATCCCTCAAACTCAGTTTTTCAGATACCTACAAGTGAGAAACTTTACCAAGATAAATTTCCGTACATTTCCTCATCTCCCACCAGATTCCCACTTAGCAGGATGCCTACACGTCACAGGAAACCTAAAAGGTCATATCTCCAGAGTATATGACATAATTCAACAGATTAACCCCCCATCACTAATCAGGAGGAAAACTGCATGGGAAGAGGACCTTAGTGTTGACATCCCAGAAGCCACCTGGGATGAAGCCATTAG CAGGTCTATCAATTGCTGGGAATCAGGAGCCTGA
- the LOC121682301 gene encoding uncharacterized protein LOC121682301 isoform X2: MQRPNFPHGIKKVYILILILKVTVLTRFLYLFRMIPIFLPKSFFKKLDKIISAFIWNNKIARINKAHLQGSRKIGGLALPNFLHYYWSSNITKLPIWLSTFQSGEGPTWATMELHSSLPISPVSLISSTLPMNLKSCAKNPVVHNTIRIWFQCRQHFDCKQTLTSISITSNPLFLPSQIDSAFTFWRRQGIRFFRDLFIDNIFMSFDTLVRNFNIPQTQFFRYLQVRNFTKINFRTFPHLPPDSHLAGCLHVTGNLKGHISRVYDIIQQINPPSLIRRKTAWEEDLSVDIPEATWDEAIRSINCWESGA; this comes from the exons atgcagagaccaaatttcccccacgggatcaaaaaagtatatatacttatacttatacttaaagtgACAGTACTTACTAGATTTTTATATCTCTTCCGTATGATTCCAATATTTCTACCTAAATCCTTTTTTAAGAAACTTGACAAAATTATATCAGCTTTTATTTGGAATAACAAAATAGCACGAATCAACAAAGCCCATTTACAGGGTTCAAGGAAAATAGGAGGTTTGGCATTGCCAAATTTCCTACACTACTATTGGTCATCAAACATTACAAAACTACCCATTTGGCTCTCTACCTTTCAATCTGGTGAAGGTCCTACATGGGCTACTATGGAGCTGCATTCTAGCCTTCCTATCTCACCTGTATCTCTCATCAGTTCCACTCTCCCAATGAATTTAAAAAGCTGTGCTAAGAACCCAGTAGTCCACAACACAATACGAATTTGGTTTCAATGTAGGCAGCACTTTGATTGTAAACAAACACTGACGTCTATTTCTATAACATCAAATCCCCTGTTTCTCCCATCACAAATTGATTCAGCGTTCACATTCTGGAGGAGGCAGGGCATACGGTTTTTCAGAGATCTCTTTATTGATAACATTTTCATGTCATTTGACACATTAGTCAGGAACTTTAACATCCCTCAAACTCAGTTTTTCAGATACCTACAAGTGAGAAACTTTACCAAGATAAATTTCCGTACATTTCCTCATCTCCCACCAGATTCCCACTTAGCAGGATGCCTACACGTCACAGGAAACCTAAAAGGTCATATCTCCAGAGTATATGACATAATTCAACAGATTAACCCCCCATCACTAATCAGGAGGAAAACTGCATGGGAAGAGGACCTTAGTGTTGACATCCCAGAAGCCACCTGGGATGAAGCCATTAG GTCTATCAATTGCTGGGAATCAGGAGCCTGA